In the Micromonospora narathiwatensis genome, one interval contains:
- the murA gene encoding UDP-N-acetylglucosamine 1-carboxyvinyltransferase translates to MTDDVLVVHGGTPLEGRIRVRGAKNLVSKAMVAALLGDSPSRLFDVPRIRDVEVVRGLLGLHGVKVSDGEEDGELVFDPSNVESASTDQINVHAGSSRIPILFCGPLLHRLGHAFIPDLGGCHIGPRPIDFHLQALREFGATVDKTPEGLHLSAPNGLHGTKFALPYPSVGATEQVLLTAVMAEGVTELRNAAVEPEIIDLICVLQKMGAIIKVHTDRVIEIQGVKRLSGYTHRPIPDRIEAASWAAAALATRGHVEVLGAQQADMMTFLNIFRSVGGEYEVTDLRPPRAGSPGQEGGIRFWHPGGELNAVALETDVHPGFMTDWQQPLVVALTQARGLSIVHETVYEQRLGYTEALNTMGANIQVYRDCLGGTPCRFGRRNFKHSAVIAGPSKLHAADLVIPDLRAGFSHLIAALAAEGTSRVYGVDLINRGYEDFEAKLADLGAHVERP, encoded by the coding sequence TTGACCGACGACGTCCTGGTCGTACACGGAGGCACTCCGCTGGAAGGGCGGATCCGCGTGCGCGGCGCGAAGAACCTCGTGTCCAAGGCGATGGTCGCCGCCCTGCTGGGCGACAGCCCCAGCCGACTGTTCGACGTGCCGCGGATCCGGGACGTCGAGGTGGTCCGCGGGCTGCTCGGCCTGCACGGGGTGAAGGTGAGCGACGGCGAGGAGGACGGCGAGCTCGTCTTCGATCCGTCCAACGTCGAGAGCGCCAGCACCGACCAGATCAACGTGCACGCGGGGTCCAGCCGGATCCCGATCCTGTTCTGCGGCCCGCTGCTGCACCGGCTCGGCCACGCGTTCATCCCGGACCTGGGCGGCTGCCACATCGGCCCGCGCCCGATCGACTTTCACCTCCAGGCGCTGCGCGAGTTCGGCGCCACGGTCGACAAGACCCCGGAGGGCCTGCACCTGTCGGCACCGAACGGGCTGCACGGCACCAAGTTCGCCCTGCCGTACCCGAGCGTGGGCGCCACCGAGCAGGTGCTGCTGACCGCGGTGATGGCCGAGGGCGTCACCGAGCTGCGCAACGCGGCGGTGGAGCCGGAGATCATCGACCTGATCTGCGTGCTGCAGAAGATGGGCGCGATCATCAAGGTGCACACCGACCGGGTGATCGAGATCCAGGGCGTGAAGCGGCTCAGCGGCTACACCCACCGGCCGATCCCGGACCGGATCGAGGCGGCGAGCTGGGCGGCGGCGGCGCTGGCCACCCGTGGTCACGTCGAGGTGCTGGGCGCCCAGCAGGCCGACATGATGACCTTCCTGAACATCTTCCGCTCGGTCGGCGGCGAGTACGAGGTGACCGACCTCCGGCCGCCGCGGGCCGGCAGCCCGGGCCAGGAGGGCGGCATCCGCTTCTGGCACCCGGGCGGCGAGCTGAACGCGGTGGCGCTGGAGACCGACGTCCACCCCGGCTTCATGACCGACTGGCAGCAGCCGCTCGTGGTGGCGTTGACCCAGGCCCGCGGCCTGTCGATCGTCCACGAGACGGTCTACGAGCAGCGGCTGGGCTACACCGAGGCGCTGAACACGATGGGCGCCAACATCCAGGTCTACCGGGACTGCCTGGGCGGCACGCCGTGCCGCTTCGGCCGGCGCAACTTCAAGCACTCCGCGGTGATCGCCGGCCCGAGCAAGCTGCACGCGGCCGACCTGGTCATCCCGGACCTGCGCGCCGGTTTCAGCCACCTGATCGCGGCCCTCGCGGCCGAGGGCACCTCCCGGGTGTACGGCGTCGACCTGATCAACCGCGGCTACGAGGACTTCGAGGCCAAGCTGGCGGACCTGGGCGCACACGTGGAGCGTCCGTAA
- a CDS encoding DUF3043 domain-containing protein: protein MPSLFRRKPADLVEESVTTVTTDEAPAAARTRGYTPSKKELGVVTPKRPTAGRRAGTPGKPLTKEEAREQRRSARAEAAAEFRREGGPRDRGPERLLARNVVDSRRTVGTWFFGGALIVLLGSNQAMPLIVRVISNALWGLLALGVVVDSVLISRKIKKLVRERFPKSTERLGSLYFYAIMRSITFRRMRAPQPQVKIGDKI from the coding sequence GTGCCGTCGCTGTTTCGTCGTAAGCCCGCCGACCTCGTCGAGGAGTCTGTCACCACGGTGACGACCGACGAGGCGCCCGCCGCCGCCCGTACCCGGGGCTACACCCCGAGCAAGAAGGAGCTGGGCGTGGTGACGCCGAAGCGGCCCACCGCGGGCCGCCGGGCGGGCACGCCGGGCAAGCCGCTGACCAAGGAGGAGGCCCGGGAGCAGCGCCGCTCGGCGCGCGCCGAGGCGGCGGCGGAGTTCCGGCGCGAGGGCGGCCCGCGCGACCGGGGCCCCGAGCGGCTGCTGGCCCGCAACGTGGTCGACTCCCGGCGTACGGTGGGCACCTGGTTCTTCGGTGGCGCGCTGATCGTGCTGCTCGGCTCCAACCAGGCCATGCCGCTGATCGTCCGGGTGATCTCCAACGCCCTGTGGGGCCTGCTGGCGCTCGGCGTGGTGGTCGACTCGGTCCTGATCTCCCGCAAGATCAAGAAGTTGGTGCGCGAGCGCTTCCCCAAGAGCACCGAGCGGCTCGGCTCCCTCTACTTCTACGCGATCATGCGCTCGATCACGTTCCGCAGGATGCGCGCTCCGCAGCCCCAGGTGAAGATCGGCGACAAGATCTGA
- a CDS encoding AzlD domain-containing protein, translating to MLIAVIVALAVGTYGFRVAGVLLRDRLELPEWSRQLLPVAAAALLAALAATAALTEAGAFAGYARPAGVLVGLLLAWPRAPFVLVVVAAAGTTALLRLLGVA from the coding sequence GTGCTGATCGCCGTGATCGTCGCCCTGGCCGTCGGCACGTACGGCTTCCGGGTCGCCGGGGTGCTGCTGCGCGACCGGCTGGAACTGCCCGAGTGGTCCCGACAGTTGCTGCCGGTCGCCGCCGCCGCCCTGCTGGCCGCCCTCGCCGCGACCGCCGCGCTGACCGAGGCCGGCGCGTTCGCCGGCTACGCCCGGCCGGCGGGGGTGCTGGTCGGGCTGCTGCTGGCCTGGCCGCGGGCACCCTTCGTGCTGGTCGTGGTCGCGGCGGCCGGCACCACCGCGCTGCTGCGCCTGCTCGGGGTGGCATGA
- a CDS encoding AzlC family ABC transporter permease, which produces MRTAYRTGDAAVLRDVAAIGAAMVAVGASFGAVAVAAGLPGWATLAMSVFVYAGGAQFMAVGLVVAGSPLAAVLAGLLLNARHLPFGLALGGSLGPARWRRLLGSHLMTDEATAFALARPAGPARRHAFWVAGALLFVAWNAGTLLGVLAGGAVGDPAVLGLDAAFPAGLAALLLPSLRDARTRRVALTGALLAVLATPFLPAGLPVLLALAAVVVPALRHRGPAGATRTAAVPAGRVDPTDGSPAGAPDPDRNDETGAAEPAAVIRTEGAPC; this is translated from the coding sequence ATGCGTACGGCATATCGAACAGGCGACGCGGCGGTGCTCCGCGACGTCGCCGCGATCGGCGCGGCGATGGTCGCCGTCGGCGCGTCCTTCGGCGCGGTGGCGGTGGCCGCCGGCCTGCCCGGCTGGGCCACCCTCGCCATGTCGGTGTTCGTCTACGCCGGCGGCGCGCAGTTCATGGCGGTGGGTCTGGTGGTCGCCGGCAGCCCGCTCGCGGCGGTCCTCGCCGGCCTGCTGCTCAACGCCCGGCACCTGCCGTTCGGCCTGGCCCTCGGTGGCAGCCTCGGGCCGGCCCGCTGGCGGCGGTTGCTCGGCAGCCACCTGATGACCGACGAGGCGACCGCGTTCGCCCTGGCCCGGCCGGCCGGGCCGGCCCGACGACACGCGTTCTGGGTCGCCGGGGCACTGCTCTTCGTGGCCTGGAACGCGGGCACGCTGCTCGGGGTGCTGGCCGGGGGCGCGGTGGGCGACCCGGCCGTGCTGGGACTCGACGCCGCCTTCCCGGCCGGGTTGGCCGCGCTGCTGCTGCCGAGCCTGCGGGACGCGCGGACCCGCCGGGTGGCGCTGACCGGTGCCCTGCTGGCCGTGCTGGCCACCCCGTTCCTGCCCGCCGGGCTGCCGGTCCTGCTCGCCCTCGCCGCAGTGGTGGTGCCCGCGCTGCGCCACCGTGGGCCGGCCGGCGCCACCCGTACGGCCGCCGTGCCGGCCGGCCGGGTCGATCCCACCGACGGGTCACCGGCCGGCGCACCGGACCCGGACCGGAACGACGAGACCGGCGCGGCCGAGCCGGCGGCGGTCATCCGCACCGAGGGGGCACCGTGCTGA